One genomic window of Carassius auratus strain Wakin chromosome 14, ASM336829v1, whole genome shotgun sequence includes the following:
- the LOC113114469 gene encoding ankyrin repeat domain-containing protein 1-like, producing MGLLRVEELITRKRGEGKVPGGACTEVFSAGEYETGIIQEKRDRLQRQQDLSDTTQNDIKPSKQNMKLNVDQSGQLKLETVEDLFNILRLRKRRKERKIQASKKQPESDILPETVDQALFLKAVTENKLPVVEKYLSDGGDPNACDHFKRSALHKASAQGYIEIMQKLLESGASMDQKDKLDATVVHWACRGGSLPALELLLNKGAKFNSRDKLCSTPLHVAVRTGHYECAERLIHCGADVNAEDREGDTPMHDAVRINRFKMLKLLMMYGASLHAKNNDGKTPMETLLSWQKGVQNILNNFNEEEAPYPNEQLSCIHPNAELL from the exons ATCACCAGGAAGAGAGGCGAGGGAAAGGTACCAGGAGGTGCTTGCACAGAGGTGTTTTCTGCAGGAGAATATGAAACTGGCATCATTCAGGAGAAAAGGGATAGACTTCAGAGACAACAGGACCTGAGTGATACCACCCAGAATGACATCAAACCAAGCAAACAGAACATGAAACTCAAT gTTGACCAATCAGGACAGCTAAAACTAGAAACTGTAGAAGACCTTTTCAACATTTTGCGGCTGAGGaagaggagaaaagaaaggaaGATTCAAGCATCAAAGAAACAGCCAGAGTCTGATATCCTG CCAGAAACAGTGGACCAGGCTTTGTTCTTAAAAGCTGTCACAGAGAATAAATTACCTGTTGTTGAGAAATATTTATCAGATGGTGGAGACCCCAATGCTTGTGATCAT tttaAGCGCTCTGCTCTGCATAAAGCCAGTGCCCAAGGTTACATAGAGATCATGCAGAAGCTCCTGGAGAGTGGAGCATCCATGGATCAAAAAGACAAG CTGGATGCGACAGTTGTGCACTGGGCCTGTAGAGGTGGAAGCCTGCCTGCCCTGGAGCTGCTACTCAATAAAGGAGCCAAATTCAACTCCAGAGACAAG CTATGCAGCACACCCCTCCATGTTGCCGTTCGGACTGGACACTATGAATGTGCTGAGCGTCTCATTCACTGTGGAGCTGATGTAAATGCTGAAGATAGG GAGGGAGACACACCAATGCATGACGCAGTGagaataaatagatttaaaatgcTGAAACTTCTGATGATGTATGGAGCCAGTCTACATGCCAAAAACAAT GATGGAAAGACACCAATGGAGACTCTGCTTTCATGGCAAAAAGGTGTGCAAAACATCCTGAATAACTTTAATGAAGAGGAAGCCCCGTATCCAAATGAACAACTTTCATGCATCCATCCCAATGCTGAATTGTTATAa